A stretch of DNA from Streptomyces xanthii:
CGTCCGCAAGCTGCAGCTGCCCCGCACCACCGTGCACGAGCTGGTCTCCACGCTCGCCGCGCGGCAGTACCTGGTGCAGGAGCCCGGTCAGCCCGGCCGCTACCGGCTGGGCGTGCGCCCCTACCAGCTCGGCAGCCGCTACGCGGAGCAGCTCGACCTCGCCGCCGAGGGACGGGAGGTGGCCCGCGCCGTCGCCGAGACCTGCGACGAGACCGTCCACGTCGCGATCCTCGAGGACACCGACGTCATCTACATCGCCAAGGTCGACTCCACGCACGCCGTACGCATGGTCTCCGCCGCCGGCCGCCGGCTGCCCGCCCACTGCACGTCCGTCGGCAAGATGCTGCTCGCCTCGCTGCCCGAGCCGGAGCTGGACGCCCGCATCCCGGACGACGCCGAGCTGGCCGGCATGACGGAGAACTCGATCACCGACCCGGCCGCCCTGCGCGCCCACCTCGCCGCGATCCGCGCGCGCGGGGTCGCCGTCGAGAGCCGCGAGTCCAACCCGGACGTGTCCTGCGTCGCCGCCCCCGTGCGTGACCGCACCAACCGGGTCGTCGCTGCGCTCTCCGTCTCCGTACCGATGGTCCGCTGGAGCGAGGCCCGCGAGGCCGAGCTCGCCGAGCTGGTCGTGAAGGGCGCCGCCGACCTGTCGGAGCGGCTCGGCCACCGGGGCCGGCCGTGAGGGCCGAGCAGGCCGTCGCCGCCCACGCCGAGCTGGGCGAGGGTCCCACCTGGGACCCGGCCGGCGGCCGGCTGATCTGGGTCGACATCCTCGGCTCCCGCGTCCACACCTACGAGCCCGCCACCGGTCGCCGCACGGTCCGCGCCACCGAGCAGCACGTGGGCGCCGCCAAGCCGCGCACCGACGGCGGCATCGTGCTCAACCTCCGCGACGGCGTGGCGAGTTGGTCCCCGCAAGGTGACTTCTCCTGGCTGCACCGGGACCCGGTGGCGGGCCGGCGCGGCAACGACGCGGCCGTCGCCCCCGACGGCGCGCTCTGGGCCGGGTCCATGCGCTACGACGAGGCACCCGGGGGCGGTCATCTGATCCGCGTCGCCCCCGACGGCACGACCGCCGAGATCCTCACCGGCGTCGCCGTCTCCAACGGCACGGGCTGGAGCCCCGACGGCCGCCTCATGTACTACGTGGATTCCCCGACCCGCCGCGTCGACGTCTTCGACGTACGCGGTGAACACCTCGGCGAGCGGCGGGAGTTCGCGCGGATCCAGGAAGGCGCGGGCTTTCCCGACGGGCTCACCGTGGACGCCGACGGCTGCGTCTGGGTCGCCCTGTGGGACGGCGGCGCCCTCCACCGCTACACCCCGTCCGGCACCCTCGACCGCGTGGTCCC
This window harbors:
- a CDS encoding SMP-30/gluconolactonase/LRE family protein, with translation MRAEQAVAAHAELGEGPTWDPAGGRLIWVDILGSRVHTYEPATGRRTVRATEQHVGAAKPRTDGGIVLNLRDGVASWSPQGDFSWLHRDPVAGRRGNDAAVAPDGALWAGSMRYDEAPGGGHLIRVAPDGTTAEILTGVAVSNGTGWSPDGRLMYYVDSPTRRVDVFDVRGEHLGERREFARIQEGAGFPDGLTVDADGCVWVALWDGGALHRYTPSGTLDRVVPLPVRRPTSCAFGGPGLTDLYVTTARVGLAAAAPLEGSLLVLPDAGQGLPQPAYGER
- a CDS encoding IclR family transcriptional regulator, giving the protein MGRLVPAVTRALDILELFLDGDGTLTAPDIVRKLQLPRTTVHELVSTLAARQYLVQEPGQPGRYRLGVRPYQLGSRYAEQLDLAAEGREVARAVAETCDETVHVAILEDTDVIYIAKVDSTHAVRMVSAAGRRLPAHCTSVGKMLLASLPEPELDARIPDDAELAGMTENSITDPAALRAHLAAIRARGVAVESRESNPDVSCVAAPVRDRTNRVVAALSVSVPMVRWSEAREAELAELVVKGAADLSERLGHRGRP